In Etheostoma cragini isolate CJK2018 chromosome 9, CSU_Ecrag_1.0, whole genome shotgun sequence, the following are encoded in one genomic region:
- the dpt gene encoding dermatopontin yields MNPALVLALSLLTTVAAQSHDHHDMGWVNGYHQSFNFQCPHGEVLVAVRSYFSETDGSDRLWTFECQPTPEGLGEPSDCWWDDISRAGMEWTSTCTRNGLVAGVQSKYFESVLDREWQFYCCYYKRRCPYSCMKTNDIPEHFREEAEMVIPSYGYFIRGAQTTFSGVLRDRQWKYILCRMTDFDCEFENV; encoded by the exons ATGAATCCTGCTCTGGTGTTGGCGTTGTCTTTGCTGACTACAGTGGCAGCTCAGTCCCACGACCATCATGACATGGGTTGGGTCAACGGCTACCATCAGAGCTTCAACTTCCAGTGTCCCCATGGAGAGGTCCTCGTGGCCGTTAGGAGCTACTTCAGCGAGACAGATGGCTCGGACCGCCTGTGGACGTTTGAGTGCCAGCCCACGCCTGAGGGTCTGGGGGAGCCCAGTGACTGCTGGTGGGACGACATCAGCCGTGCTGGGATGGAGTG GACTTCAACATGCACCCGCAACGGCCTGGTAGCAGGCGTGCAAAGCAAGTACTTTGAATCTGTTCTTGACCGGGAATGGCAGTTCTACTGCTGCTATTACAAACGCCGCTGTCCCTACTCCTGCAT GAAGACCAACGACATTCCTGAACACTTCAGAGAAGAGGCGGAAATGGTGATCCCGTCTTATGGCTACTTCATCCGTGGTGCCCAGACCACCTTTAGTGGAGTGCTGAG AGATCGGCAGTGGAAGTACATCCTGTGCAGAATGACAGACTTTGACtgtgaatttgaaaatgtatag